From the genome of Paracidovorax avenae:
GAAATTTCCCGCGAGCGTGGTGCGCAGCACACCGGCATCGATCAGCGACGCCACGCGGGTCAGCAGTTCATGCTGGCGGACCTGGTCCGGCGTCGAGAACATCGAGCGCGTGAACATGAACTCCCAATGCAGCGACACGCTCTTGGTTTTGAGCTTGCGGAAGTCCAGGAGGCCGGGATCGTCGATGAGTGCGACATGGCCCTGCGGGTTGATCGACGCGACGATTTCATCGAAATGGTGGTCCGTCTGGTTCAGGCTCGCGATGTAGTCGACACCGGCGAAGCCGATGCGCCGGAGTTCTTCGGACAGCGGCCGGGTGTGGTCGATCACGTGGTGCGCGCCCAGGTCGCCGACCCATCGGGCGGTTTCGGGACGCGAGGCGGTGCCGATGACGGTGAGGCCCGTGAGCTGCCGCGCGAGTTGCACGAGGATCGAGCCCACGCCGCCGGCAGCGCCGACCACGAGCAGCGTGGCGCCCTGGGCTGTTTCGCCTTCCTGGATGCCGAGGCGATCGAACAGCAGCTCCCAGGCGGTGATGGTCGTCAGGGGCAGGGCGGCCGCCGCCGCGAAATCCAGGGTCTGCGGCATCCGCCCCGCAATGCGCTCATCGACGAGGTGCAGCTCGCTGTTGGTGCCGGGTCGCTTCAACGACCCGGCGTACCACACCCTGTGGCCGGGCTGGAAGAGCGTGACGCTCCTGCCTGCTGCGCGCACCACGCCCGCCGCGTCCCAGCCGATCACCTTGGGCTGGCCGGCTTCGGGCGCGACACCCGCCCGGATCTTCACATCGACCGGGTTGACCGATACCGCGCGCACTTCGACCAGCAGGTCGTGCTCGCCAGGGACAGGGTCGGGCAGTGTCAGA
Proteins encoded in this window:
- a CDS encoding zinc-binding alcohol dehydrogenase family protein gives rise to the protein MKAIGYYRNLPISDADALVDLTLPDPVPGEHDLLVEVRAVSVNPVDVKIRAGVAPEAGQPKVIGWDAAGVVRAAGRSVTLFQPGHRVWYAGSLKRPGTNSELHLVDERIAGRMPQTLDFAAAAALPLTTITAWELLFDRLGIQEGETAQGATLLVVGAAGGVGSILVQLARQLTGLTVIGTASRPETARWVGDLGAHHVIDHTRPLSEELRRIGFAGVDYIASLNQTDHHFDEIVASINPQGHVALIDDPGLLDFRKLKTKSVSLHWEFMFTRSMFSTPDQVRQHELLTRVASLIDAGVLRTTLAGNFGTVNAANLRRAHEWLETNRARGKIVLEGF